One Amaranthus tricolor cultivar Red isolate AtriRed21 chromosome 1, ASM2621246v1, whole genome shotgun sequence DNA window includes the following coding sequences:
- the LOC130798175 gene encoding auxin-responsive protein SAUR64-like gives MISTNKLIKMARKWQKLAAASRRRIAWSKTVAEKGHFIVYTSDKRQFMIPLAYLNSEIFTELLRMAEEEFGVAAAGPITLPCDSRFMEYAMSMIQRHVTEELQKALIMSLATCSYSAFSNDLQQQNSQQMLISSF, from the coding sequence ATGATCAGTACAAATAAGCTGATTAAAATGGCAAGGAAGTGGCAAAAACTAGCAGCTGCGAGCAGAAGAAGAATTGCCTGGTCAAAAACAGTTGCTGAAAAGGGACACTTTATAGTTTACACAAGTGATAAAAGACAGTTTATGATCCCTTTGGCATACCTCAATAGTGAAATTTTCACAGAGTTGCTTAGAATGGCAGAAGAAGAGTTTGGAGTAGCAGCTGCAGGGCCTATTACACTGCCTTGTGATTCACGTTTTATGGAGTATGCAATGTCTATGATTCAAAGACACGTAACCGAGGAATTGCAGAAAGCACTGATCATGTCCTTAGCTACGTGCAGTTATTCAGCATTCTCAAATGACCTTCAACAACAAAATTCTCAGCAAATGTTAATCAGTAGCTTTTAG